A genome region from Hymenobacter chitinivorans DSM 11115 includes the following:
- a CDS encoding response regulator: MIRLFLVDDHKIIRDGLRSLLEAEPTLEVVGEASNGEELLDQLATTPADLVLLDVNMPTLDGFATATRLHEQYPAVRVLALSMLNDETHVGRMLESGAHGYVLKSAGKLEIFQAIEAVMAGRPYLGAEIGISLLTKALQTPAPPEPAKGGGLSKRELEVLQLIAEGLTNAEIADKLFTSKRTIETHRQNIIEKTQTKNTAALIRYAARSGLLQ; this comes from the coding sequence ATGATCCGGCTCTTTCTGGTTGACGACCATAAAATCATTCGCGACGGGCTTCGCTCCCTGCTGGAAGCCGAGCCCACGCTGGAAGTAGTGGGCGAAGCCAGCAATGGCGAGGAGCTTCTCGACCAGCTCGCCACCACCCCGGCCGACCTCGTACTGCTCGACGTGAACATGCCCACGCTCGACGGCTTTGCGACGGCAACCCGCCTGCACGAGCAGTACCCCGCCGTTCGGGTGCTGGCCCTGTCCATGCTCAACGACGAAACCCACGTGGGCCGCATGCTCGAAAGCGGGGCCCACGGCTACGTACTCAAGTCGGCGGGCAAGCTGGAGATTTTCCAGGCCATCGAGGCCGTCATGGCCGGGCGGCCTTACCTGGGCGCCGAAATCGGCATTAGCCTGCTCACCAAAGCCCTGCAAACGCCCGCCCCACCGGAGCCGGCCAAGGGCGGCGGACTCTCGAAGCGGGAGCTGGAAGTGCTGCAGCTCATTGCCGAAGGGCTGACCAACGCCGAAATTGCCGACAAGCTCTTTACCAGCAAGCGTACCATCGAAACCCACCGCCAGAACATCATCGAGAAAACCCAGACCAAGAATACCGCCGCCCTGATTCGCTACGCGGCCCGCAGCGGCCTGCTACAGTAG